TCTGATctctaaaagaacaggaggacttgtggcaccttagagactaacaaatttatttgagcataagctttcgtgagctacagctcactctgtgTTTGTTGCCGTGGAAAAAGCCTCCCAAAATGGTCCTCCCAGGACAGCCCAGAAGGCGGGGCTGGGGTTCGTTTTTGCACCAGCAGTGCCAGCTGGTGGCCAGTTACAGCACTAAAAATTCAATGAGACTTGGCACGACTCCCTCTAAACACGTGTTGCCAAAGTGCCAGGAAGGCGGCCAACCCCTCCGGTGCCTGTGCCAGGTAAAACCCACCTGCAACcgcgtgaccccccccccacacacacacacacacccgggcATGTCTCACTGCACCGTTAATCTGGGTGATCGGCCTGGGTTAGCCTAGCCCCGGGGCCAGCATCCCCACAGCTAAGCCCTACCTGTGTTACCGTTTCCTCACTGGTGCCACGCTCCTTTGTGCGTGTCTTGAGCGGAGGTGAAAGTGAGCCGGGTACTGGCTGGTACGGAGCAAATAAGTGGAGCATTcggtaccggcttactttcacctcttttGGCTGCATAACAAACAGTTTAAACTCAAAGCTAATAAAACCTTGGAAAGGgaaaactcactgtcacatttGTTTCttgcctctctccctctcctcctccagccaggctgcgGAAGGCAGGCAGGCTCCCCGCTTTCCCCCGCCTGGCACTCAGGACCGGCTGCAGCGGCTCCCCTATAGCTTGCAGGGGGACTGGCTGAGGGAGAAGCCTGCCCAGGGTGCCTGCCGCCTGCATAAGAACAGCTTAAACTCAGATGTTCCCTCCGCGGTTCAGACCGCGGGATTAGGAGCCATTTCTGGCATCCTTATTAATTTCACTCCCAGGTGGAGGAGGGCAAGACCAAGGCAGGGGCACTTCTTTTCTGCCCCCTGGATGAGGGGATCTCcaataatattaaacaaaaaatacaatagGCATTTGGCTGCACATCTTAAATCCTGAGCTAATAAAAGCCAGTGGAAGGGGAAAACTCAATATTGAAATTTCAAAAGCCACTGGAAGGGGAAAACTCAATTTTGAAACTGACAAAAATTTCACTGACCGttgttgggggggtgggaggtgagATCAATTACTTGGCCCTTAatcacaacggggccctgatctcaactagggcagggactgtcactgtgtgtctgggcagcacccaggacacaggggccctgatctcaggggGGTTACTAGGGCTATGTTAATaaaactttccattgacttagatGCCTTTTGAAGTGAAtcgccccctcactgcccagaCACAGTGGCGCTACCCCACCCTGTGATATAACCGCATGGCCAAACTCTGCCGTCCCTGGCCTGTCTCTGGGATCTCAGCCCCGGCTCTGCCCTGCTGCCAGGACATGGAGCCTgtaggtgggaggagggggttgaAATTGCTACCTTGGTACCCAACTGGGGATGGGCCGCCCCGCTTGGGCTGCAGTTTCAATGCCGTGTAGCCCTCCTCGTCCTCCATCGTGCCCAAGTGAATGGAGGCGGcgaaggtgcaggcagggggtggggggtctgggctGTGAGATCGCACAGGAAGCTGAGCCGCTGGGCTGCAGACTTGTGGTTGGTGGGGCCACGGTCAGAGGCTCCGGCCTgaatttcctctctctgctctggcaGATGTTGGCTCTGTCACGCGAAAGCTCCCAGGCAGCCCCAGACGCCCCCCATCCTCCACTCCCTGAGGGGGATCAGCTGGCCTGACACCAGGGTGAGGGGCGCAGTGTCAAAAATCTGAGCTGTAGGGTCAGAGCCTCAGTAGGTGCCGCTCAGAATCAGTCCAACTGATCGACCCCAGCCCAGGATCGGGCCCAGCATGTGTGAGAGCGAGTCGATTTCTACAGGGCTCAACCCCAGCCCAGGATCGGGCCCAGCGAGTGCCTGAAAACCCGTAATAGCCAGAGGAAAACAGCTCCGAGGGCCGGGGTGAGACCGAGCCCCTCTCTgggcctgcagttcccagctgcgCCCCTAGGTGGCAGCCAGCCATTGGGAAGGGGAGAGCACGGGGTGTGCGGCTCTGGTGTGACAATTTGCAGGGGATCCCAGCGCCAAACACCCCCCTGCCGGTCGGGGGGGCCATGATACCTCCCTGCGTCACCAAGCAGGGGGGTGAAATGACCAGGGCCAGAATAGCCCGTAGACAGGCTGTGCCCCTCACCCTGGCATCAGGGCGGCTGCAGGCTGCATTCGGGTGGAACGGGGGCGGCCATCACTAGCtgtgaccagcccctgcatgtcAGAGCCGACCTCTGCAGCAGCTGCGAGCCCCTGAGGCCGGACGCTCTGACCAGAGCCACCCAGCGCCTGACATGCTGGGTTGCAAGCCgcactttgaaaaacactgatctcTGGCACAGAGAAGGGATCTTCTGACTTGGAAATCAGAAGGGGAGCAGCCAAGCCTGCTGTGTCCCTCCTGTCAGGGGCCCAGGGCAGGAACCTGGCCCGGGCTGTGGCTAGAGGCCAATGTACCAGCTGGGGCCATCGGGAGGTGCTGGGGCCCCTGCAGCCATGTGGTGAAGGGGCCGGTGTGAACCCTGCAGTGAAACCTGCAGCCTGGTGCAAGGATGCATGGATCTTGTCCATGCGTCAGGGttcacatgtgtgtgtgtgtgtgtgtgtgcatataaacaCTGTGTGTACATTATTATCATTTTTATaataatattataaaatatagagAGCTATCAATATAATGATATCTATAGTAAACCAGATCCCAGAAGGGAAACTTCTTTTGTACACCTAATGTGAATGGCTCTTCCCAACCcagtaggaaactgaggcagcagctgcATCCTGCCACCAGGGCTGTGAGTGCCTCTCCCCGCAAGGCCTAATGAACCGAGgacagtgtgtgtctctctcctttttctgccACCCTCTTCATCTTTCCCTCTGCCTGCCAGGGAGTGACGTCCTCGAAGGGAAAGGAGCTCCGATCACTAGGGGAAGGGCTTTTCCCTGGACTCTGCCTATAAAGGGCAGGGCTCCGCACTGATGTCTCTGCCCTGGGAAAGAACAGGTCTGTCATGAGCCTGCTggactgtgtgtgagagagagagagagagagagagagagatcaaagagCCGGGCTGTTCTCTTCCTGGCCAGGCACGACCCCCAGGAACAATTCCTGACTGGACAAAGTGTGAACAGTTCCACACGCACCCCCTAACCATCAGGCTAAGCATCAGGAATACAAAGATTATTTGTCTGACATCAGCAGTTAGAGACCTGgtgcctccctggctgggagtgACACCCAGCAGGAAATGGTGAGACCCAGATTCTGGGCTGCACAGGGTGGAGGTGGCAAAGGCGGCTCTATTCTGGGCTTGCCCTGGGGCTGCCATGGCCCCAGCTGATGCTTGAATTTGATGCAACTTCCCACAGCCCCTTACACAGCCCAGAATAGCCAGAGCTCCAAGTGCTCCACCCACTCTCCATCCTCCCCGTACACAGTCGCAGCGGTGAGGGGATAATTTAcccaccctctgctccagggAATTCCCAGTGGGGCAATCCAGATGTTTTCCAGCCTCTTTTATGTGACAGGAGCTGCATTGCCAACCCAAGTGTTCAATAACCATGAGTGGCGATCCCCAAAGCCATGAGACTGACTTTAAAATAACAACTGTGAGGATGTTTAATGTGTTTTCTAGGGTCACAGCTTTTAGGGGGTCACACTGACAAGTTTTTTCTCAGCAACCAAGAGGGCTAGAATCTTATGAAAGACGAGAGTCTCTTggaatcacctgactccaggagctggggtgttGAGAAAAGCATCAAATAGCATGAGACTCTCAATAACATTGTGGAGTTGGTAAGAATGCAGGAGAGCTTTCGGTCTGGaatgcagctgagaatctgaaccAGAAGCTGCTAAATATTAGAGTCGgttgaaaatcagaatttccatcaGATGGGAAATTCTgctattttgatatttttctatcCTGAATCAGGTCAAGAAGTTGTTACATGCAAACTTGTCACTGAGTTTGGGGTGTCATTTCTTGGGGTAAATTCCCAGCTTGGACCACCTGCCCAGCGCCCTGTGTAGGTAGTAGAGAGCCCAGAGATGGAGGTGTGTAATGTatatatgcttttatttttttaactaaggTTTTTCTGATGAGCTATAAAGGTCCTTCTGATCACTGGATTGGCCTCCGGAGGGAACCGGGCCAGCCCTGGAAATGGGCCAATGACACCAGATTCAACAACTGATGTGTCCCTTTTGCTTCTATTAACTTGGTAAATGttgcagttttcatttaaaacaggAGACTGGCCTTGTGGTTACAGCCCGGGGCTCTGATTTGGGAAGTCAGGGTGCAGTGCCTGGCTCTCCCATAGATTTGCGCTGTGACCTGGGGTGAATTGCTTGGGGCTGGATTTTCATTGCTACTTGAAGCTGCTATAACAGTtgtggagggttttttaaaattatttatttgttgctGTTGCAGGTTTCCAATCATGGGAGAAGGACCATGTGTTTTTCTGAACCACAACAATATTGCCAGTTCAGGCCGCTCCAGGGAAGGACGCTGAATTTGCAGCAAACCGGCGGAGAAACCAGAAGCCAGAGCAAACTGTTTGTAACCTGGATGAAGCGGGCATTGTTCCTTTAACGGGGCTGTCCCAAACCTCTAGCACCCATTGGCCCATTTGGGAGGATTTAACATGGGGCCACATAATGTGGTGTCTCGTTTGGCTCCTTTCCAGCAAACCCACCTTACCCACCCTGAATTGGGAGTGGGAACCTGGTCTGTTGGATACTTCAGGTCTACCCCATTAGGGGTCAGGCAGGAATTTTCTCTCCTATGTGACCATTTATTGAGGCCCAGGGAGTTACTTCAGCTTTCTCGCAGCCCCTTCAAGCCCTAGTAAGGGGCTGAGTTGCTTTCTCAGGTTCTTCATTTGTTGCAACCTGTCTCCAGTGTGGTTAAAGGGATAAAATGAACGGTTCCCAAAGggaaaagacctgggattttgctgATGGGCCTCGGGCTGACAGGATGGGGCGAGACTCCGTGGCCCATCAGATTCAGATTTAATAACATTTGGAACCTGCCGCTTAAAATCCATCCTTGGGGCTATGCTTACCTGGCTGCTGTGTCCTCATCCATGTTCCTTTTCCTGCCCACATGCAGCCACTGAGgacagtgtgtgtctctctctctcctttttctgccCGATCCTCTTCATCTTTCCCTCTGCCTGCCAAGGGGTGATGTTCTCTAGGGGAAGGGCTCGCCACTCACTTGGGGATGGGCTTTTCCCCGGACTCTGACTAGAAAGGGCAGGGCTCAGCCTGATGTCTCTGCCCTGGGAAGGAACGTGTCTATCATGagcacagtggagagagagagaggctgtgtgtgtgtgacatcaaACAGCCGGGCTGTTCTCTTTCTGGCCATGCACAATCCCCAGGAACAATTCCTGATAGACTAACTGCAAACAATTACACACAAACCCACACCACCATGCTAAGCATCAGGTATGACATCAGCGGTTagaggctccaactgagatcagggccccgttgtgccgggcgctgcacagacaaacagcaagagacagtccctgcctcagctGAGATTTGGTCTATATTGTGGTCCCTTCACCATCTGAacagacaggacagacaaagggtgggagaggaaactgaggcacagattggccaagtgacttgtctaaagtcAGACCCAGGGTTCTGTCTGCTCTGTGATCCATCAACGATAAACACACCCAGCTTTTGCATGGTTTAATGGAAACCTTTAATGTCCCTACAATCATGATGATCCCTTGCTCCGATCTCAAGCTTTgtatctatagatctcaaagtgcttcatacAGGAAGATCAATATcaatatccccatttcacagatggggaaagtgaagcaCAAAGTCGATGTTTACATGGCAGTTGGACACCTGCGCCTGGCTCATGCCACCTAACTTGGGCTCGAGCGAAGGAGCTGTTTAACGGCAGGGTAGATGCTGGGGCTCTGGTTGGAGGCCACACCGTCTCCCTCTTGTGACAGCACCTTCAGCTTGTtgcattcatccagccccatGACCAAACCCTGAACGGGCCAGAGCTTGCCAGCCCTGTCTCTTCCACACGCTGGACAAGCTCTGTCCTGTTGCACTCACAAGCCCAGTTGTCTCGGGGGTGGCTCCTAAAGACACTTGGGTCTGTTTGGAAGGTCACCTCTCAGCCTGGCCAGTCACCCTGCTCTCCAGCTTTGCCAGTCCATCTCCTCCTGGGCTGCCAGGCCACAGGGTCACAGGGCGTTCATTAGCCCCCAACTCTCAATATAGTGCCCCCCTCACTGCCATGGAGAACCCCAATCCGGCTCCTCTGATAGAGACAGTGACCCCTGAGAGCGTCAAATAATGCACAGGGAAAGGTTCCATTTGGGATCGGGGTTGGAGGCACTGATCTCCCTAAAGGTGCTCTAAGGAGGTAGCAAGTGGACAGCACATCCACACAGAAACCTCTGAAGCTGAGATCCCCGTCATTAGTGACAGGAGTTAACGATATGTTAGGGCAGGATGGGCAGAGGTGCGTCAGATCACAGGCTGGACGGGAGCAGTGGGCAGGCCGGAGAAGAGAGCGGAGAGCGTAAGCTGGCAGAGAGGTGAAAGGAAATGAATCAGGGGTGAAATACCGGGGAAagcccagatccccagctggggtcaatcaAAAAGTTCTGCTCCATTGGACACCGAATCTGGGCTGATTTACGTGACCTGGGGCAGACTCTTCTCTCCCAGTcctgggggggagtgagggataaATTGCCCCAGGGCTGTGCAAAGCCTGATACCTACAGCCCCAAGCTCTGCCCCCGcagccctctccagcccctgctgGAATGTGAGGAGCCAGAGTTTGGAATCGCTCTTCTCTAGGCTGAGGTAgcattgggagccaggactcctgggttctattcccagcactgggggaggggctgggagccaggactcctgggttctattcccagcactgggggaggggctgggagccaggactcctgggttccattcccagcgctgggcgagggggaggggctgggagccgggactcctgggttctattcccagcactgggcgagggggaggggctgggagccaggactcctgggttccattcccagcgctgggcgagggggaggggctgggagccgggactcctgggttccattcccagcgctgggcgagggggaggggctgggagccaggactcctgggttccattcccagcgctgggcgagggggaggggctgggagccaggactcctgggttctattcccagcgctgggcgagggggaggggctgggagccaggactcctgggttccattcccagcgctgggcgagggggaggggctgggagccaggactcctgggttctattcccagcactgggggagggggaggggctgggagccaggactcctgggttccattcccagcgctgggcgagggggaggggctgggagccaggacttctgggttccattcccagcgctgggcgagggggaggggctgggagccaggactcctgggttccattcccagcgctgggcgagggggaggggctgagagccaggactcctgggttctattcccagcgctgggcgagggggaggggctgggagccgggactcctgggttctattcccagcactgggcaagggggaggggctgggagccaggactcctgggttccattcccagcgctgggcgagggggaggggctgggagccaggactcctgggttccatttcccaCTTTGCCACCAATGCTTGGTGTAATTTGGGCAGGTCAGTGTCTGCAGCTCGGTTTCCCCACGTGTGATAAGGGGATAACGGTGCCACGCTCTGAGGTCTCCCCTGTACCCTGCTCACAGCGGGGTGGCGTCTTGCTGGCAAATCCACTGAAATCCAGAGCTGCAGGTGTCAGAATGAAGCCGATTCCCTTTCACCGACCCACAGCGGTTCCCCTCAGCCGGGCCTGACACTGGGAACCTGCAGGACAAAGGAGAGGGCCCCTGTGAGCACGTGTGGGTCCAAAGGAGAGGGTGTCTTTGTCGTCACCTTACACTGAAAATGACTTCCCCCAAACTCCTGACCTCCCCCCAAACATCCCTTCCCCCATCGCTGTCCCCGGCCCCTTCTGCccacagaggggagggaaagggtttGACTCAAGGAATCACTCACTGGGTCTGATCCAGCCGGGAGCCGTCCAGCCAGGTCCAGCCCTTCTCCGGGGAGAGGCGGGACAGTCCGACCCAGAACTGAGATGAGCCTCGTGTCAGGGCCTGGAGGGACTCCTGCAGGGAGTGTGGGACAGGCAGCTGGGGACCAGAACCTGCTGTCGGCTCTTTTCTTGCAAATCCAAGCTCTCAACAACTTTAGCACCAGAACTATAGTCTGGCTGCCCACCTATCCCTTTTCACACCTATCCATCCCCACACATACCTGTCTTTCTCGCCAACTATTCCCCATGTATAGTCttctttcccccagccccacacctacCGCCCCTCTCTGTAGCCCTCAATCCtcataactctctctctctctctctcacacacacacacaccctcagccCCACTCTCCAGCTGAGTTATACTGGGCACATCCCAGAACGGGGAGGGTACCGGTAGCTTTCAGCCACCATTGTGTGTCCCCGATCTCAGGGCTGGTGATTTAGGCTGAGATTTGTCACAGCGGCCTAGGGGATTTGGACACCCTGATATTAACAATTCATGGGGATGGGGTGTCCAAGTCCTTTAGGCAGCATTGACAATCCTAGATCCACCACGTCACATATACGAGCCCTCAGACTCTGTAcccagggcccagccctgcagtggcagctccaGCAGATGTTACTGTCCCCTTTACCAGCTCCTCCCAGTCCTGgatcaccagcagctgggagcccctcgCTGAGCAGTCGGCGCGGCTCTCGCTCCACATTTTACTTCCGCTGCCGACCCAGTAGCACTTGTCCCTGTGCAGCTGCCAGTCCGTGGGGCAGAGTTTGCACCCGGAGTCCCCTGCAGAGAGACAGGATTCATTAATGCTCTGAGCCCTCAGGGCCTCGTTCCCGGCTATTCCCTTCCTGTgactggggctgggatggggataAAATGGGTTTGAGTCCCCTTTGTGCTCCCTGAAATCCGGGGCTAGGCCGggtcctgcctggctcctggcGTCAGTTAGAGCAGCCTCGGGACTGCTCTGCCTTATCCATTGTTCCCATATGGGCTCTGGGGAGCAGAGAATACCCATAGTGCACTGCACTCCAGCCACACACGCCAATCTGCTCCCTACTTTGGGGGTTGGGAACAGAGTGCGTGAGGGGCTCTTACTCCAGCCCCACACTAGGCCGGGAAGTCTCCAGGGCGGAAGGGATCTCATGGGGCTATTTGCATCCATTTTAAGGCTACATTATTCTGCCAGTGTGGCCTAGAAGGGGCTTAGGACAACTGAAGATGTGTTTGGGGGCCGGTTAGTGGAAATCTAACAGGATATGGGAGGGGAGGTGGTAACTGGGGAGCATAGGAGAGAAGGTGGGATCCCAGGGATGGCTGGGAATGGGAGGGGGTGAATCCATGAGACCGTCTCTCTGCTGGGATCTGTCCCTGCTCTGCAAACATTTGGCCATCCTGGTATTCGATTATTTTAAGACCCCCCCCCTTGAGCCACTAGATgtcgctcttccccccccccatccaagtCTCAGCAGAGCCCCCACACCCAGTCCCAGCTGAGGCAGGTACATTCCTAGCCTGGCACCCAGCGGGGCAGGTGGCTAGATCGgtgcagccagcagggggcggcGTGTCCCTGCCCTGCAGGATCCCCACGGGCTGGGACGGCAGCTGGGTTTCCACTGGCCGTGCCCGGGGCGGAGGGCGGCTCAGAGACACACGAGCTGGGGTTACCTGCTGGGCTGGGCCGAGCCGGGTGGCACAGACGTTGGCTCAGCTGGGATCGGAAACGCTCCAGGCGGGCGCTGCATTCTGCCGTGCAGGGGTCTGCGCTCCCAGGGGGTGTCGGTGTATCTCTGCTCCCGGCTCCgtcgcttccaggagctgccggGGTCTGTCCCTTCTCAGACATCAAGTGGGAAACTGCAAAGCAGCATCGGTGGGAGTGAGGTGGCGGGTCAATGTGATGGGGAGTTGCTGGGGAAAAGCACCGGCAGAGACACAGGGCCTGGCCCAAAGCCCATTCAGCCCCGTCTCCATTGACTCCCATGGGCTTCAGAACAGCTCTCACAGTCCAAAAGAGTGGCTTGGGATTGAAAATCAGTGAGAgctgggtgcctaaatcccttgggCCTCTTTGCAAACGCACCTCATCTTTGCATCTAAGTTATCCAGCCCTCATCAAAGCAGTATCAAAACACCTCAGAGTCTTTGCTAGATTTTGCCTCCCAGTCCcactctgtgaggcagggcacagggctgttatccccattgtacaggtggggaaactgaggcacagagctcttCACAGTGGTGTGGACCAGCCTGGGTTCCGAGCCGGGACAGGCCACCTCAGCTGCCCCTCTGGGGCTGCAGGTTCAATATAGTGTAGCCCTCCTCACTGTGCGTCCTGCCCTGGAGAGAAGAGGGGCCGGGAGCCACATGGGCAGCAGTGTGAGATCACACAGGAAACCGAGACTCTGGGCTGCAGCCGCATGGGAGTCAGGGCGGGGGTCACTGAGTCCAGTGTCAGGGGTTCTCTGCTGCTGTGGAAGTTGGCTCAGTGAAAACTGGGCTCCCAGAAGCCTCCCCCTCCAATGCAGCCACCCTGAGGGGCGCAGCCTGTCTGTTGCGGAGTTTATCTGGCCCCTGTCATTTGCTGTCTCTGTCCTTCACCCACATTCCCTGTGAAGAAGGGGAGGATCATGGGGACAGATTGTTCAAGGGGTTTAGGCACTTAAAGCTGCAAAGAGACCCTGAGTAgggttttcagaagcacctaggcccagagcctcaaaaggatttaggtgcctaactcccatgagtgttgggcacctaaatacatttgagaaaatgGGCCCTAGGagcccaattcccattgacttcaataggcattAGTCACTGAGTGGGTtgtttttaggtgcctagatgcATTGTTAGGTACTTAAACCCCTGTGGAATTCCAGCCTTAAGGAACCAGCCCAGGGTCACACGgggaatcagtggcagaaccaggaactggCGCCAGAGCTCCGGAGTCCCAGATTAGTACCAAAACCAGTGGCTAGCCTTCCTCTCGGGATGCCTGTGAGCTCCCGCCCCGTCCCGCCATCCCACAGCAAACAGCCAGCTGTGTCTGACATGTCAGCCTGGCGATGGGAACACGACCTTCAGGGGGAAACATTCCCAGCCACATTTTGGGGACGTCCCTTCTCCATTTTATCCACCAGCTACATTTCCTCACTATTACGCGTTGAGGACAGTTGTATAGAAATGCCCACGGCTGATGAAAAGCTGGGGGGACACTAGGATCAtttccccctgcctccagatTTAGAAGCAGatggaaatgtttcaaaatttgaaattacCACAATCCCTTTACAACTCCCCAGCCGATGGTACAGTCTAGT
This portion of the Dermochelys coriacea isolate rDerCor1 chromosome 14, rDerCor1.pri.v4, whole genome shotgun sequence genome encodes:
- the LOC119842660 gene encoding killer cell lectin-like receptor subfamily B member 1B allele C isoform X3 translates to MEDEEGYKALNLRPKPGGSGGPSPAGNQVSHLMSEKGQTPAAPGSDGAGSRDTPTPPGSADPCTAECSARLERFRSQLSQRLCHPARPSPAGDSGCKLCPTDWQLHRDKCYWVGSGSKMWSESRADCSARGSQLLVIQDWEELESLQALTRGSSQFWVGLSRLSPEKGWTWLDGSRLDQTQFPVSGPAEGNRCGSVKGNRLHSDTCSSGFQWICQQDATPL
- the LOC119842660 gene encoding killer cell lectin-like receptor subfamily B member 1B allele C isoform X2, which produces MGLNELWGSPSVSARLSWRFYPATPVTLTGCPHCHRRCFAISHVVSEKGQTPAAPGSDGAGSRDTVTPPGSDGAGSRDTPTPPGSADPCTAECSARLERFRSQLSQRLCHPARPSPAGDSGCKLCPTDWQLHRDKCYWVGSGSKMWSESRADCSARGSQLLVIQDWEELESLQALTRGSSQFWVGLSRLSPEKGWTWLDGSRLDQTQFPVSGPAEGNRCGSVKGNRLHSDTCSSGFQWICQQDATPL
- the LOC119842660 gene encoding killer cell lectin-like receptor subfamily B member 1 isoform X1 is translated as MEDEEGYKALNLRPKPGGSGGPSPAGNQGSRQCPGWLQVALGAGNLILAVAVLLLAVCVSHLMSEKGQTPAAPGSDGAGSRDTPTPPGSADPCTAECSARLERFRSQLSQRLCHPARPSPAGDSGCKLCPTDWQLHRDKCYWVGSGSKMWSESRADCSARGSQLLVIQDWEELESLQALTRGSSQFWVGLSRLSPEKGWTWLDGSRLDQTQFPVSGPAEGNRCGSVKGNRLHSDTCSSGFQWICQQDATPL